One window of the Cetobacterium sp. ZOR0034 genome contains the following:
- a CDS encoding sodium:alanine symporter family protein, whose product MLQLSRVNEVFSFLGPVTDFLWEFPRNFEFYKNIPLVGNFTLAILLLMGCGMYFTMRLKFVQIRYFKRSLQILKNKSSNQVGISPMAAFLLSSATRIGPGNIMGVTGAVLAGGPGALFWMWVSAFFGMATSFVEATLAQIFKEKNEDDYVGGIAYYGRKLLNNSKLAGLLIAGSYIFYALFTLPSQVFHMFTAFGSLAGQITGAVYTRTDNVYIVIGVSIIIFTFGIIFGGIKRVAAVTDFIVPIMAVLYFGVALFLIALNLDKVPYFFLAVFKGAFSPSALFGGSIGIALQQGIKRGLMSNEAGQGTVTMAAAAADAKHPVEQGFVQQFGVFIDTFVICTISGFLVIIASIWNLDTQNFEVLRSDKLGYFIESLKVLSPASLNGIIQFIVSLCYGMFAFSTILGMIAFIDISATEICRKKIFLISMKLVSSLIFIPFGVMCVWSGLELDNIWVISDFTNLVMVFINVPLILLGFNFAQKSLKEYELNQ is encoded by the coding sequence ATGTTACAGTTAAGTAGAGTGAATGAAGTTTTTAGTTTTTTAGGTCCAGTGACCGATTTTTTATGGGAGTTTCCAAGAAATTTTGAGTTTTATAAAAATATTCCTTTAGTAGGAAATTTTACGTTAGCGATATTATTGCTAATGGGATGTGGAATGTATTTTACAATGAGATTAAAATTTGTTCAAATAAGATATTTTAAAAGAAGTTTGCAGATTTTAAAAAATAAAAGTAGCAATCAAGTTGGAATCTCACCAATGGCGGCATTTTTATTGAGTAGTGCAACAAGAATAGGGCCTGGAAATATAATGGGTGTTACAGGAGCCGTATTAGCAGGAGGCCCAGGAGCACTATTCTGGATGTGGGTGAGTGCATTTTTCGGAATGGCAACAAGTTTTGTTGAAGCAACCCTTGCACAGATATTTAAAGAAAAAAATGAGGATGATTATGTAGGAGGAATAGCGTACTACGGAAGAAAACTTCTAAATAATAGTAAGTTAGCAGGATTACTAATAGCAGGTTCTTATATCTTCTATGCTTTATTTACTCTTCCGTCACAAGTTTTCCATATGTTTACAGCATTTGGAAGCTTAGCAGGTCAGATTACAGGAGCAGTTTATACTAGAACAGATAACGTCTATATAGTTATAGGAGTATCTATAATTATATTTACCTTTGGAATAATTTTTGGTGGAATAAAAAGAGTTGCAGCAGTAACTGATTTCATAGTACCAATAATGGCAGTTTTATATTTTGGAGTAGCTTTATTCTTGATAGCTTTAAATTTAGATAAAGTTCCATATTTCTTTTTAGCTGTTTTTAAAGGAGCTTTTAGTCCGTCAGCTTTATTCGGAGGTTCAATAGGTATAGCTTTACAACAGGGAATAAAAAGAGGATTGATGTCAAATGAGGCAGGACAAGGAACAGTGACTATGGCAGCGGCGGCAGCAGATGCAAAACATCCAGTAGAACAAGGTTTTGTTCAACAATTTGGAGTTTTTATAGATACATTTGTAATTTGTACGATTTCAGGTTTTTTAGTAATTATAGCAAGTATATGGAATTTAGATACTCAAAACTTTGAGGTTTTAAGAAGTGATAAGTTAGGATATTTCATAGAATCATTAAAGGTACTATCACCAGCATCACTAAATGGAATTATTCAATTTATAGTTTCTCTGTGCTATGGGATGTTTGCATTTTCGACTATACTAGGAATGATTGCATTTATAGATATATCGGCAACTGAGATATGCAGAAAAAAGATATTTTTAATCTCAATGAAGCTGGTATCATCTCTGATATTTATTCCGTTTGGAGTTATGTGTGTTTGGTCGGGATTGGAGTTAGATAATATTTGGGTAATAAGTGATTTTACGAATTTAGTTATGGTATTTATAAATGTACCGTTGATATTGTTAGGATTTAACTTTGCACAAAAATCATTAAAAGAGTATGAATTAAATCAATAA
- a CDS encoding TRM11 family methyltransferase encodes MRKFPKHLYIVNYPTPEEELCHLEMKVVFGKELKDKMLFSDIKFNSSNSPFIKTRLDIIYEKDSVEEILEEIKKDKNIYNNFKLEYVRLNSLDNVPYEERLKIIKEISMNIQGCHNFKNPEFSFGITKVDDKWLFGIDNKNDYKWHSHDNKPCSYSNSLGVKVAKAVVNIANGGSKDKTIIDPCCGVGTTLVEALDAGYLIEGYEINKQIAKNANINLEFYGFDSIVVNDDMHNIQKNYDSSIVDIPYGLFSHTSEDEQRKIIETARRISKRMVMISFEEHDLMIEEAGFKIIYQCIVTKGKFKRFIVVAE; translated from the coding sequence ATGAGAAAATTTCCAAAACATCTATATATAGTAAATTATCCAACACCTGAAGAGGAGCTTTGTCACTTAGAGATGAAAGTAGTTTTTGGAAAAGAACTTAAAGATAAGATGTTATTTTCAGATATAAAATTTAATTCATCAAATAGTCCATTCATAAAAACTCGTTTAGATATTATTTATGAAAAAGATAGTGTTGAAGAAATTTTAGAAGAGATTAAAAAAGATAAAAATATTTATAATAATTTCAAATTAGAATATGTAAGATTAAACAGTTTAGATAACGTACCATATGAAGAGCGATTGAAAATAATAAAAGAGATCTCTATGAATATTCAAGGATGTCACAATTTTAAAAATCCAGAATTTAGCTTTGGGATAACTAAGGTAGATGATAAATGGTTGTTTGGAATTGATAATAAGAATGATTATAAGTGGCACTCACATGATAATAAACCTTGCTCATACTCGAACTCGTTAGGAGTAAAAGTAGCCAAAGCTGTAGTAAATATAGCAAATGGTGGTTCTAAAGATAAAACAATTATTGATCCATGCTGTGGAGTTGGAACAACTTTAGTTGAAGCTTTAGATGCAGGTTATTTAATAGAAGGTTATGAAATAAATAAGCAAATTGCAAAGAATGCAAATATAAATTTAGAGTTTTATGGTTTTGATTCGATTGTTGTAAATGATGATATGCATAATATTCAAAAAAATTATGACAGCTCTATAGTTGATATACCATACGGTCTTTTTAGTCACACCTCAGAGGATGAGCAGAGAAAAATAATAGAAACAGCTAGAAGAATATCTAAAAGAATGGTTATGATATCTTTTGAAGAACATGATTTGATGATAGAGGAAGCTGGGTTTAAAATAATTTATCAATGTATAGTAACAAAGGGTAAATTCAAAAGATTTATAGTTGTTGCAGAGTAG
- the proC gene encoding pyrroline-5-carboxylate reductase, whose amino-acid sequence MKRIGFIGAGNMGKAMINGMLKNHIPSSNIYASGRDLEKLKKLGESLSINIFESNIELVKSCDIIFLGVKPNIYSKVIDEIKDYIDENKIVVSIAPGYSLKELGNMFGKNVKVMRTMPNTPAMVGEGVTAYCIEENISLKEERTIVEILSCFGLVERVEEKEMDAVVATTGSSPAYVYMFIEAMADAAVLGGISRDKAYRLAAQAVLGSAKMVLETGMHPGALKDMVCSPGGTTIEAVTTLEENGFRNAIIKAMRNCMEKSKKMNS is encoded by the coding sequence ATGAAAAGAATAGGTTTCATTGGAGCTGGGAATATGGGCAAGGCGATGATAAATGGAATGTTGAAAAACCATATACCATCTTCAAATATATATGCGAGTGGAAGAGATTTGGAAAAATTAAAAAAATTAGGAGAGTCACTGAGTATAAATATTTTTGAGAGTAATATAGAGTTGGTAAAGAGTTGTGATATTATATTTTTAGGAGTAAAACCAAATATATATTCTAAAGTAATTGATGAGATAAAAGATTATATCGATGAAAACAAAATAGTGGTAAGTATTGCACCAGGATATTCTTTAAAAGAGTTAGGGAATATGTTTGGAAAAAATGTAAAAGTAATGAGAACAATGCCAAACACTCCAGCCATGGTAGGAGAGGGAGTTACAGCTTATTGTATCGAAGAGAATATAAGCTTGAAAGAAGAGAGAACTATAGTAGAGATATTAAGTTGCTTTGGATTGGTAGAGAGAGTTGAAGAGAAAGAGATGGATGCAGTAGTAGCAACAACGGGATCATCACCAGCTTATGTTTATATGTTTATTGAAGCGATGGCTGACGCCGCAGTATTAGGTGGAATTTCAAGAGATAAAGCATATAGATTAGCAGCACAGGCTGTTTTAGGAAGTGCAAAGATGGTTTTAGAAACAGGAATGCATCCAGGGGCTTTAAAAGATATGGTGTGTTCACCAGGAGGAACGACAATAGAAGCAGTAACAACTTTAGAAGAAAATGGATTTAGAAATGCTATAATTAAAGCTATGAGAAATTGTATGGAAAAATCTAAAAAAATGAACTCATAG
- a CDS encoding M20 family metallopeptidase, with the protein MDINKLKSESQKIKDWLIDVRRDFHQHPELGTEEYRTHDKICEYLNDMNIPYRTSFNTGVIADIVGENKDITIALRGDIDALPILDMKTTEYSSKIKGVCHACGHDVHTTIVLGVAKYFYETKTKPPVNIRLIFQPAEETVGGAKPMIEDGALVGVDAVYGLHVDDTIESGKIGIKYGAMNASSDTLKIKIKGTSCHGAYPSRGIDALLIASHVIIALQSIVSRNLDARESGVVTIGTINGGTAGNIVANEIELKGTLRTLDPEVRKKMKKRIKEIVEGIPLAFGGEGEVEIEPGYTALINHNKNVDIVRENAIKLLGENSVYEKELANMGVEDFAYFVEKIEGAFFTLGVRNENKNIVAPAHNGNFDIDEESILNGVMMQILNIYTTK; encoded by the coding sequence ATGGATATAAATAAATTGAAAAGTGAATCTCAGAAGATAAAAGATTGGTTGATAGATGTAAGAAGAGATTTTCATCAGCATCCAGAGTTAGGAACTGAAGAGTACAGAACTCATGATAAAATATGTGAATATCTAAACGATATGAACATTCCATATAGAACATCATTCAATACTGGAGTGATAGCAGATATAGTTGGAGAAAATAAAGATATTACAATAGCATTAAGAGGTGACATTGATGCACTACCTATTTTAGATATGAAAACAACAGAGTATTCATCTAAAATTAAAGGTGTTTGCCATGCATGTGGTCATGATGTGCACACAACAATTGTCTTAGGAGTTGCAAAATATTTTTATGAAACTAAAACAAAACCACCAGTGAACATAAGATTAATATTTCAACCCGCAGAGGAAACTGTTGGAGGAGCAAAGCCTATGATAGAGGATGGAGCACTTGTTGGAGTAGATGCTGTATATGGTTTACATGTAGATGACACAATAGAGAGTGGGAAGATAGGAATCAAATACGGTGCTATGAATGCTTCATCAGATACTTTAAAAATTAAAATAAAAGGAACTAGCTGTCACGGCGCATATCCGAGTCGAGGAATTGATGCCCTTCTAATAGCTTCTCATGTAATTATAGCTCTTCAAAGTATTGTAAGTAGAAATTTAGATGCTAGAGAGAGCGGAGTAGTAACAATTGGAACAATAAATGGGGGAACAGCTGGAAATATAGTTGCCAATGAGATTGAATTAAAAGGAACACTTAGAACCTTAGATCCTGAAGTAAGAAAAAAAATGAAGAAAAGAATAAAAGAGATTGTTGAAGGAATTCCGTTAGCTTTTGGAGGAGAGGGAGAAGTAGAGATAGAACCAGGATATACAGCTCTGATAAACCACAATAAAAATGTGGATATTGTGAGAGAAAATGCAATTAAATTACTTGGAGAAAATAGCGTATATGAAAAAGAATTAGCCAATATGGGAGTTGAAGACTTTGCATATTTTGTTGAGAAAATCGAAGGAGCATTTTTTACATTAGGAGTCAGAAATGAAAACAAAAATATAGTGGCACCAGCTCATAATGGAAATTTTGATATAGATGAAGAGTCTATCTTAAATGGTGTAATGATGCAAATATTAAATATTTATACTACAAAATAA
- the lysA gene encoding diaminopimelate decarboxylase: MKFLGSMKNVDGILEIGGISVKKLKEDFGTPLYIYDLELLQKKIRDIKNSFKSEKFNTTVVYASKAYLSKGMAQVVDREGLHIDAVSGGELYTILSSGFPSKRVHMHGNNKSIEELHMCVEHEIGSIILDNRFEAEKVAQICRELGKKMSVMVRLNIGIDAHTHEYIKTAKHTSKFGESIFDKEIENIVKDIVQKEELNFLGFHCHIGSQIFDELAFCEGVKTMVQFTKKISEELKIKIPEINIGGGFGVRYTEEDTDTDLKKMMKKIIISLEENLLAENLSVENVIIEPGRSIVAAAGSTLYTVGGNKKTFGEENYVFIDGGMTDNIRPALYSAKYESVVANRLNESKRELVTIAGKCCESGDIIAKNTKLGKCSEGDLVLVSCTGAYGHSMSSNYNKALRPAVVFVKDGKSYLVSKRESYEDLIKNDLDLLENI; this comes from the coding sequence ATGAAGTTTTTAGGAAGTATGAAAAATGTAGATGGTATTTTAGAAATAGGTGGGATTTCAGTAAAAAAATTGAAAGAGGATTTTGGAACACCTTTGTATATATATGATTTAGAGTTACTACAAAAGAAAATTAGAGATATAAAAAATTCATTTAAAAGTGAAAAATTTAATACAACTGTTGTGTATGCGTCTAAAGCTTATCTGTCAAAAGGAATGGCTCAAGTTGTAGATAGAGAGGGATTACATATAGATGCTGTTTCAGGAGGAGAGTTATATACAATTCTTTCATCTGGATTTCCTTCGAAAAGAGTTCATATGCATGGAAACAATAAATCTATAGAAGAACTACATATGTGTGTAGAACATGAGATAGGAAGTATAATTTTAGATAACAGATTTGAAGCTGAAAAAGTAGCTCAGATTTGTAGAGAGCTAGGAAAAAAGATGAGTGTTATGGTAAGATTAAATATAGGAATAGATGCACACACTCATGAATATATAAAAACAGCAAAGCATACTTCAAAATTTGGAGAATCAATTTTTGATAAAGAGATAGAAAATATTGTAAAAGATATTGTTCAAAAAGAAGAGTTAAACTTTTTAGGTTTTCATTGTCATATAGGTTCACAGATTTTTGATGAGCTTGCTTTTTGTGAAGGTGTAAAAACAATGGTTCAATTCACGAAAAAGATTTCAGAGGAGTTAAAAATTAAAATTCCTGAAATAAATATAGGTGGAGGATTCGGGGTTAGATATACTGAAGAGGACACAGATACTGATTTAAAAAAGATGATGAAAAAAATTATTATCTCTTTAGAGGAGAACCTACTAGCAGAAAATTTATCAGTTGAGAATGTGATAATAGAACCTGGGCGTTCAATAGTTGCGGCTGCAGGAAGTACTTTATATACAGTTGGAGGAAATAAGAAAACTTTTGGTGAAGAAAACTATGTCTTTATAGATGGCGGAATGACTGATAATATCAGACCAGCACTATATAGCGCTAAATATGAAAGTGTTGTTGCTAATAGATTAAATGAAAGTAAAAGAGAGTTAGTAACAATAGCTGGAAAATGTTGTGAATCAGGGGATATAATAGCTAAGAATACAAAGTTAGGAAAATGTTCAGAGGGAGATTTAGTACTGGTTAGTTGCACAGGAGCCTATGGGCATTCAATGAGTAGTAATTACAATAAAGCTTTGAGACCTGCTGTAGTTTTTGTAAAAGATGGAAAGAGCTATTTGGTTTCAAAAAGAGAAAGCTATGAGGATTTAATAAAAAATGATCTTGATTTATTAGAAAATATATAG
- the hcp gene encoding hydroxylamine reductase, whose translation MSMFCYQCQETAMNKGCTIRGVCGKSPDTAKLQDLLIHTAKTVSAYVELLHDKTSLCNSLHRWVVNALFVTITNANFDDNAIIKEIETGEMYRAALQVELGNHNISIPDKFSKYINCPTNPNDNESLLEYASKVGVLRTENDDIRSLRETIIYGIKGMTAYIEHAFNLGKENFKIYRFIEETLANVDDDSLGIDGLIQMVLNVGKVGVDAMALLDEANTSTYGHPEITKVNLGVRNNPGILISGHDLKDLEMLLEQTRGTGVDIYTHSEMLPGIAYPFFKKYDNLVGNYGGSWWHQTKEFIDFNGPILFTSNCLVPPRGSIANYLERVYTTNSAGMEGCKHIAINEHGKKDFSEIIEAAKTCKPPVELEKGEIITGFAHNQVLSLADKVIEAVKSGAIRKFYVMGGCDARMQDRKYYTEFAAALPKDTVILTAGCAKYRYNKLDLGDIGGIPRVLDAGQCNDSYSLALIALKLKEAFGLDDVNKLPIVFNIAWYEQKAVLVLLSLLYLGFKNIHVGPTIPAFLSPNVLNVLIDNFGLGTISNVEEDLKNF comes from the coding sequence ATGTCTATGTTTTGTTATCAATGTCAAGAGACTGCAATGAACAAAGGGTGTACAATAAGAGGTGTTTGTGGAAAATCTCCAGATACTGCTAAACTTCAAGATTTATTAATCCATACGGCTAAAACAGTATCTGCTTATGTTGAGTTATTACACGATAAAACATCTCTTTGTAATAGTTTACATCGTTGGGTTGTAAATGCCCTTTTCGTAACTATCACAAATGCTAATTTTGATGATAATGCTATTATAAAAGAGATTGAAACTGGAGAGATGTATCGTGCTGCTCTTCAGGTTGAACTTGGAAATCACAACATCTCTATTCCTGATAAATTTTCAAAATATATTAACTGCCCTACCAATCCAAATGACAATGAGTCTCTCCTTGAATATGCATCAAAAGTTGGTGTTCTAAGAACAGAAAATGATGATATCAGATCTCTTCGAGAAACTATAATTTATGGAATTAAAGGAATGACTGCATATATTGAACATGCTTTTAACCTTGGAAAAGAAAATTTTAAAATTTATAGATTTATAGAAGAAACTTTAGCTAATGTTGATGATGACTCTTTAGGCATTGATGGCTTGATTCAAATGGTTTTAAACGTTGGAAAAGTTGGAGTGGATGCTATGGCTCTTTTAGATGAAGCTAATACATCTACTTATGGACATCCTGAAATCACAAAAGTTAATCTTGGTGTAAGAAATAATCCTGGTATTTTGATTTCTGGACACGACCTGAAAGACTTAGAGATGCTACTTGAACAAACTCGTGGAACAGGAGTAGATATTTATACTCATTCTGAAATGCTCCCTGGAATAGCTTATCCGTTCTTTAAAAAATATGATAACCTTGTTGGAAACTATGGTGGCTCTTGGTGGCACCAAACAAAAGAGTTTATAGATTTCAATGGTCCTATTTTATTTACAAGTAACTGCTTAGTTCCTCCTAGAGGTTCTATTGCTAATTACTTAGAAAGAGTCTACACTACTAACTCTGCAGGTATGGAGGGCTGTAAACACATTGCAATTAACGAACATGGTAAAAAAGATTTTAGTGAAATTATAGAGGCTGCTAAAACTTGTAAACCACCTGTTGAGCTAGAAAAAGGAGAGATTATTACTGGTTTTGCTCATAACCAAGTTTTATCTCTTGCCGATAAAGTTATTGAAGCTGTAAAATCTGGCGCTATTAGAAAGTTCTATGTAATGGGTGGATGCGATGCTAGAATGCAAGATAGAAAATATTATACTGAGTTTGCTGCTGCTCTTCCTAAAGATACTGTGATCTTAACTGCAGGATGTGCTAAATATAGATATAACAAATTAGATTTAGGAGATATCGGTGGAATTCCAAGAGTTTTAGATGCAGGGCAGTGTAACGACTCTTACTCTTTAGCTCTTATAGCTTTAAAATTAAAAGAAGCTTTTGGATTGGATGATGTGAATAAGCTTCCAATAGTTTTCAATATAGCTTGGTATGAACAAAAAGCTGTTTTGGTTCTTCTTTCTCTTTTATATCTTGGATTTAAAAATATACATGTTGGGCCAACTATTCCAGCATTTTTAAGTCCTAACGTTCTTAATGTTTTAATAGATAATTTTGGTCTTGGAACTATAAGTAACGTTGAAGAAGATTTGAAGAACTTCTAA
- a CDS encoding DUF305 domain-containing protein codes for MIDFKNINIMVGVAALFSTVSINSYGDGVKEVSKVQKERKYKLESEEKIYSVLTPLEKVVPDNLRGYKEYDEYAHSLMMSNSSQIFLTNDVGNNFVIYMIPHHEAAIVSSIGVLRYTTNPKVKELAERVVKIQKNEVKIMQNLLEQGELRGNENSEFLKKIQKLNEQKMDMKFYELLGNDSENVSEHYLKSMIPHHQLALEMAREYLRYGSNEELIKLAQKILLTQEEEIKEIELLLKNR; via the coding sequence ATGATTGATTTTAAAAATATAAATATAATGGTAGGAGTTGCGGCTCTTTTTTCAACAGTATCTATAAACTCTTATGGAGATGGAGTAAAAGAGGTATCAAAAGTACAAAAAGAAAGAAAATATAAATTGGAATCTGAAGAAAAGATTTATAGTGTTTTAACACCTTTAGAAAAGGTTGTTCCAGATAATTTAAGAGGGTATAAAGAGTATGATGAATACGCCCATAGCTTAATGATGTCAAATAGTTCACAAATATTTTTAACGAATGATGTGGGAAATAATTTTGTGATTTATATGATTCCACATCATGAAGCTGCAATAGTTTCAAGCATCGGTGTTTTGAGATATACAACAAATCCTAAAGTTAAAGAGTTGGCGGAAAGGGTTGTAAAGATTCAAAAGAATGAAGTTAAGATAATGCAAAATCTTTTAGAGCAAGGGGAGCTAAGAGGAAATGAAAATTCTGAATTTTTAAAAAAGATTCAAAAGTTAAATGAACAGAAGATGGATATGAAATTTTATGAGTTATTAGGAAATGATTCTGAAAATGTAAGTGAGCACTATTTAAAATCAATGATTCCACATCATCAATTAGCTTTAGAGATGGCTAGAGAATATTTGAGGTATGGAAGTAATGAAGAATTGATTAAACTAGCACAAAAAATTTTATTAACTCAAGAGGAGGAAATAAAAGAGATTGAGTTGTTATTAAAAAATAGATAG
- a CDS encoding AbgT family transporter yields MEKIGVEKKHRILDWIEKVGNKIPHPFMLFFFLSVFIILLSALLSSFGVQVVDPVKNEVVKVKNLFSGEGINFMLQNTIKNFTGFSPLGLVLVMTLGIGLAEHVGLISAFMRNTILNSSPKVITFMIMLIGICGNIASDAAIVVVPVISAFIFCSLGKHPLAGIAVGYAATTAGFSANLIVAGTDALLAGISTEAMKIVNPSITVSVVDNWYFMAVSTFLLAIVGTAITERVVEPRLGKYTGKKTIKREEVTILEKNALKKTAINVGIYLVLLVAIVYPKNSFLRNPNTGSLLNSPLLNSIIPLLLILFLVGGITYGKVVGNIKEMSDIPRYMTMGMKDMASYIVLVFMIGQFIAYFNWSKLGFVLAVEGADLLKNLNLRGIPLFIMFILLSAFINLFIGSGSAKWALLAPIFIPMFYMLGYNPALTQMLYRIGDSTTNVISPLFPYMPIILGLTQEYEEDSGVGTVISLMLPYTIAMLIMWIILAIIWVYFSIPLGPGVVIKI; encoded by the coding sequence ATGGAAAAAATTGGTGTAGAAAAAAAACACAGAATTTTGGATTGGATAGAAAAAGTTGGAAATAAAATTCCACATCCATTTATGTTATTTTTCTTTTTAAGTGTATTTATTATTTTGCTGTCAGCACTTTTGAGTAGTTTTGGAGTTCAAGTTGTAGATCCTGTAAAGAATGAAGTTGTTAAAGTAAAAAATCTTTTTTCTGGTGAAGGTATTAATTTTATGCTTCAGAATACAATTAAAAATTTTACTGGTTTTTCTCCGTTAGGATTAGTTTTAGTAATGACTCTGGGAATTGGATTAGCTGAACATGTGGGTTTAATTTCAGCTTTTATGAGAAATACAATATTAAATAGTTCACCAAAAGTTATTACATTTATGATTATGCTTATAGGTATTTGTGGAAATATAGCATCTGATGCTGCGATAGTAGTAGTCCCGGTGATTTCAGCATTTATATTTTGCTCATTAGGAAAACATCCACTAGCAGGGATAGCGGTTGGGTATGCTGCAACAACAGCGGGATTTAGTGCTAATTTGATAGTGGCGGGAACTGATGCCTTATTAGCAGGAATTTCAACAGAGGCTATGAAAATAGTAAATCCAAGTATAACAGTTTCGGTTGTAGATAACTGGTATTTTATGGCAGTTTCGACATTTCTATTAGCTATTGTAGGAACAGCAATAACTGAGAGAGTAGTAGAGCCTAGATTAGGAAAGTATACAGGTAAAAAAACTATAAAAAGAGAAGAGGTTACTATTTTAGAGAAAAATGCTTTGAAAAAAACAGCAATAAATGTTGGAATATATTTGGTTCTTTTAGTAGCAATAGTTTATCCTAAAAATAGTTTTTTAAGAAACCCAAATACGGGATCTTTATTGAACTCACCACTTTTGAATTCGATTATTCCACTTTTATTAATATTATTTTTAGTTGGTGGAATAACGTATGGTAAAGTAGTTGGAAATATAAAGGAGATGTCAGATATCCCGAGATATATGACAATGGGAATGAAAGATATGGCGAGCTATATAGTTTTGGTATTTATGATAGGGCAATTTATAGCTTATTTTAATTGGAGTAAATTAGGTTTTGTTTTAGCTGTAGAGGGTGCGGATTTGCTTAAGAACTTAAATTTAAGAGGGATACCTCTATTTATAATGTTCATATTACTTTCAGCATTTATAAATCTTTTTATAGGAAGTGGGTCTGCAAAATGGGCGTTGCTAGCACCAATATTTATTCCAATGTTCTATATGTTAGGATATAATCCAGCATTAACTCAGATGCTTTATAGAATAGGAGATTCAACAACTAATGTAATATCTCCACTTTTTCCATACATGCCAATTATATTAGGATTGACTCAAGAATATGAAGAAGATTCAGGAGTGGGAACAGTTATATCTTTAATGCTACCATATACTATAGCTATGTTGATTATGTGGATAATTTTAGCAATAATTTGGGTATATTTTAGCATACCTTTAGGACCTGGAGTTGTAATAAAAATTTAA
- the rd gene encoding rubredoxin, with amino-acid sequence MEKWRCNVCNWIYDPETGDPDNGVAAKTHWEDVPEDWVCPICGVGKDEFEKE; translated from the coding sequence ATGGAAAAATGGAGATGTAACGTTTGTAACTGGATTTATGACCCTGAAACTGGGGATCCTGACAATGGGGTTGCTGCGAAAACTCATTGGGAAGATGTTCCTGAAGATTGGGTTTGTCCTATTTGTGGAGTTGGAAAAGACGAGTTTGAAAAAGAATAG
- a CDS encoding ZIP family metal transporter: protein MLEYLKELNPILLAFLATFFTYFVTMLGSAMVFFFKTINQKVLNGMLGFASGVMIAASFWSLLNPAIELAEEIGLPGWKPALIGFLLGGGFLWCVDKFLPHLHLNKETSEAEGIKTKLRRSVLLVLAITLHNIPEGLAVGVAFGALSVTGSDSATLISAVTLAIGIGLQNFPEGAAVSIPLRREGMSRWKAFLYGQASGIVEPIAGVLGAIFVIKMTSLLPYALAFAAGAMIYVVAEELIPTAKEVKNDDSGTIGVMFGFALMMFLDVALG, encoded by the coding sequence ATGCTTGAATATTTAAAAGAATTAAATCCTATTTTATTAGCTTTTTTAGCTACTTTTTTTACATATTTTGTTACTATGCTTGGTTCTGCCATGGTTTTTTTCTTTAAAACAATAAACCAAAAAGTTTTAAATGGAATGCTTGGATTTGCCTCAGGAGTTATGATTGCAGCTTCATTTTGGTCACTGCTTAATCCTGCTATTGAACTTGCTGAAGAGATTGGTCTTCCAGGTTGGAAACCTGCCTTAATAGGTTTTCTTCTAGGAGGAGGCTTTCTTTGGTGTGTGGATAAATTCCTACCTCATCTTCACTTAAATAAAGAAACATCAGAAGCAGAAGGAATTAAAACAAAATTGAGACGAAGTGTTCTATTAGTTCTAGCCATAACTCTTCATAATATTCCAGAAGGATTAGCTGTTGGAGTTGCTTTTGGTGCTCTTTCTGTAACAGGAAGTGATTCTGCTACTTTAATCTCTGCTGTCACTCTTGCGATTGGAATCGGACTTCAAAACTTCCCAGAAGGAGCTGCTGTATCTATTCCTCTTAGAAGAGAGGGTATGAGTAGATGGAAGGCTTTTTTATATGGTCAAGCCTCTGGAATAGTTGAACCTATCGCAGGTGTTTTAGGAGCTATCTTTGTTATTAAAATGACATCTTTACTTCCATATGCTCTTGCCTTTGCTGCTGGTGCTATGATTTATGTTGTTGCTGAAGAGCTTATTCCAACAGCCAAAGAAGTTAAAAATGACGACTCTGGGACTATTGGTGTTATGTTTGGCTTTGCTCTTATGATGTTTCTAGATGTAGCTCTTGGATAG